From a single Microbacterium terrisoli genomic region:
- the thiL gene encoding thiamine-phosphate kinase, with protein sequence MTDPTVGELSEGTVLRAILDRFPPSTSPLGPGDDAAVLDAPDGRVVATVDTLVHGPDFRLAWTGGYDLGWKAAAVNLADVAAMGARPTALLVALAMPDATRLSFVTAMADGLRDACDALAPGCAIEGGDLTVSDTLTVAVTALGVLGGRAPVTRSGARVGDIVAIAGDVGRAAAGLRLLFDRFRDDDGHPLAVRPDELTPPEASLVEAQLRPRPPVAGGTAAADAGASAMMDVSDGLALDASRMAAASDVALELDSSQLGPDVHGALSGGEDHALLATFPARSVLPDGFRAIGRVRARGAHAVTVDGEPYTGRGGWDPYRDWDAVRG encoded by the coding sequence ATGACCGATCCGACCGTGGGCGAGCTCAGCGAAGGCACCGTGCTGCGGGCGATCCTGGACCGATTCCCCCCGTCGACGTCGCCGCTCGGCCCCGGGGATGACGCGGCCGTGCTGGACGCTCCCGACGGACGCGTCGTCGCGACGGTCGACACCCTCGTGCACGGTCCGGACTTCCGCCTGGCATGGACCGGCGGATACGACCTCGGCTGGAAGGCCGCGGCGGTGAACCTCGCCGATGTGGCGGCGATGGGCGCACGCCCCACGGCGCTGCTGGTCGCCCTCGCGATGCCGGATGCCACACGCCTGTCGTTCGTGACGGCGATGGCCGACGGGCTGCGCGATGCGTGTGACGCGCTCGCACCCGGCTGCGCGATCGAAGGCGGCGACCTGACCGTCTCCGACACGCTCACGGTGGCGGTGACGGCGCTGGGCGTGCTCGGCGGGCGCGCGCCCGTGACCCGCTCCGGGGCGCGCGTCGGCGACATCGTAGCGATTGCCGGTGACGTCGGCCGCGCGGCGGCAGGACTTCGGCTGCTGTTCGACCGCTTTCGCGACGACGACGGACACCCGCTCGCTGTGCGGCCCGACGAGCTCACCCCGCCTGAGGCATCCCTCGTCGAAGCGCAGCTCCGCCCGCGGCCGCCGGTGGCCGGCGGCACGGCAGCGGCGGATGCCGGGGCCTCGGCGATGATGGACGTCTCAGACGGCCTCGCCCTCGACGCCTCGCGGATGGCTGCTGCCTCGGACGTGGCGCTGGAACTGGACTCGTCGCAGTTGGGACCGGATGTGCACGGCGCGCTGTCGGGCGGCGAGGACCACGCGCTGCTGGCGACCTTTCCGGCGCGATCCGTTCTGCCCGACGGGTTCCGCGCGATAGGGCGGGTGCGTGCGCGGGGTGCTCATGCGGTCACCGTCGACGGTGAGCCGTACACGGGGCGCGGAGGATGGGACCCGTACCGGGACTGGGACGCCGTACGGGGCTGA
- the rsmD gene encoding 16S rRNA (guanine(966)-N(2))-methyltransferase RsmD, translated as MTRIIAGTARGTVIAVPSAGTRPTSDRVRESLFGALDAADAIAGSRVLDLYTGSGALGLEALSRGAAAVDLVERSPQAVQVARANTAKVVAATGEPTTAAMPARVHKAAVTAFLSTAAGPYDLVFADPPYDVADDEIEAMLAALAGLMAPGGLVVLERSARSAGPVLPPELALDRHKRYGDTALWWLRRRTDRPGG; from the coding sequence ATGACGCGCATCATCGCCGGGACGGCCCGCGGCACGGTCATCGCCGTTCCCTCGGCAGGCACACGGCCCACCAGCGACCGCGTGCGCGAGTCGCTGTTCGGTGCCCTCGACGCCGCAGACGCGATCGCCGGCAGCCGCGTTCTGGACCTGTACACCGGGTCGGGCGCACTGGGGCTCGAGGCGCTCAGCCGCGGGGCGGCGGCGGTCGACCTCGTCGAGCGCTCGCCGCAGGCAGTCCAGGTGGCACGCGCGAACACCGCCAAGGTCGTCGCGGCCACCGGCGAGCCCACGACCGCCGCCATGCCGGCGCGCGTGCACAAGGCGGCGGTGACGGCGTTCCTGTCCACCGCAGCCGGGCCCTACGATCTGGTCTTCGCCGATCCGCCGTACGACGTCGCCGACGACGAGATCGAGGCGATGCTGGCCGCTCTGGCGGGCCTCATGGCCCCGGGCGGGCTCGTGGTGCTCGAGCGCAGCGCCCGGTCCGCCGGGCCCGTGCTGCCGCCCGAGCTCGCGCTGGATCGGCACAAGCGCTACGGCGACACGGCGCTGTGGTGGCTGCGCCGCCGCACAGACCGACCGGGCGGCTGA